From the Amycolatopsis thermoflava N1165 genome, one window contains:
- a CDS encoding Rv2175c family DNA-binding protein, with product MSAIPVADDILDADVAVLSLAQVAEQIGLSVNKVRQLLRDGQLLAVRRDGDLMVPADFFVGGQPVKGLTGLLTVLADAGFSRTEMLRWLYEADETLPGSTPINALRTNHGTEVKRRAQAMAF from the coding sequence GTGAGTGCGATCCCAGTCGCTGATGACATCCTCGACGCCGACGTGGCCGTGCTGTCGCTGGCGCAAGTGGCGGAGCAGATCGGCCTGTCGGTGAACAAGGTCCGGCAGCTGCTCCGGGACGGTCAGCTGCTCGCCGTGCGGCGCGACGGCGACCTCATGGTCCCGGCCGACTTCTTCGTCGGCGGGCAGCCGGTGAAGGGGCTGACCGGACTGCTGACGGTGCTCGCCGACGCCGGGTTCAGCCGCACCGAGATGCTGCGCTGGCTCTACGAGGCGGACGAGACGCTGCCCGGCAGCACCCCGATCAACGCCCTGCGCACCAACCACGGCACGGAGGTGAAGCGCCGCGCCCAGGCCATGGCGTTCTAG